CTGGGAAAGGGGTTGCCTTTTGCCATTGTGAGTCATGCCGAATTAATCAGTTCGAATGATTTGTTTACCCCATCATTGAGAGATTTTCACGTGATCTTTTGGTTTAAAAAGGGTACCGGAAAATATTACATTGATTTTGAAGAATACGAGATCAAGCCCAATACCATTCTTTTGACATCCAAAGACAATCTACATTATTTCGAGCATTTCAAAGATTTTTGCGAACTGCAATCCATTGCGTTTCAACCCAATTTTGTGTACCGAAATAATAAAGATTTAAGGCATCTGTTCAATTTTGATGCAGCTTGTCATTTCACCGGACGTCAAACACTTTCTCCAAACGAAAGTGACACCCAATTTTTAGAAAATATCAGTAATCAGATGTTTGAGATTTTTGGGAATTGGGATGGTGTAGCAAGAGAAGAAGGGTTTTATCATGCGCTGTCATTGTTTCTAATTAGATGCGAACAGATTCAGCAAGAAACCAAAGGAGGCGATACCCGAAACATGGTGTATTCTGAGATGTTATTAAAATTCAACGAATTGTTATCTCATAATTTTAAAACGGAGACGAAAGTCGAGTTTTATGTAGAGCAGTTGGGCACAACGGTAAAAACATTATCCCGATTGGTCAAAGAACAATACAATGTATCCACAAAGGCGGTGATTGATGAAAGAAGAACATTGGAAATTAAACGGATGTTACGTGGTACGAATAAACCCGTAAAAGAAATCGCCTACGAATTGGGTTTTGATGAACCCACCAATATGATCAAGTATTTTAAGAAACATGTGGGGATGACTCCGAATGGATTCCGAAAATCGTTTGTCTAAAAGTTACCATTAATGTCAATAATTTACCTTTTCGAAAGAGAGGGGATGAAATACCTTTGAACTCTAAGATTAAATAAGACCAAATCATGAAAAAAATTATAGCATTTGCAGGAAGTAATAGTTCGAAATCCATTAATCAACAATTAATCAAATCAATCTCCGGAATGGTAGAAGGCGCAGAGGTGGAAGTGATCAGTTTAAGAGATTATCCGGCACCCATGTTTGGTGTGGATTTAGAAGAAGCTGAAGGGTACCCTGATACCATGAAACAATTGTTTGAATTGATGGGAACCGCTGATGGATTTATTGTATCAACTCCGGAGCACAATGGGTTTATGCCAGCAGTAATGAAGAATACACACGATTGGTTATCTCGAATGGGACGTAAAGTGTATAATGGAAAACCAGTGGTATTTTTAAGTACTTCTCCCGGAGGAAGAGGTGGCGCATCAGCATTAGGACAAATGTTGAACATTATGCCACATCAGGGCGCGCAGGTTATTGGTGGACATTCTGTAGCTAGTTTTTTCGATAAGTTTAAGGAAGGAACTTTAATTGAAGGATCGGATAAACAAGCCATCGAAAAATTAGTAAAAGAACTGGTAGCATCCCTATAAGCGCTAAAAGAATATTATTTAAAAACCGATAATTTGATTATCGGTTTTTTTATGCACTTTAGTTTTATGCCATCCTTTAAGTATATTTAATCGTCTAAGAAGGTAATTATGAAATATATAATTCACTTTCTGTTTATCCTGATGTTTGTGGGTGCACAAGCGCAAACCCATAGATGTAATCCGCATGAAGAACTTTTGAATTCAGTAGATTCACGAGAAAGAAGTGCCAGAATGATTTCCAATGATTCCTCATTTGATGTCAATTTTTACCATTTAGACCTGGAAATTGCTATGGATTCCAGTTTTATTGAGGGACGAGTAGATTATAAACTGATTGCCACAAAGAATGGCGTGTCTTCCATAAAATTGGATTTGGATCAAACTTTTGCTGTGGATCAGGTTGGAGGAGTCGCCAATTTGTTTACGTTTACCAATAATGTGTTGGAGATTCAATGTAATCAGACATTTAATCAGGGGGATACCATGGAATTGTGGGTGGAATATCATGGAGTGCCTGCTTTAGCAGGAGGAATTAAAGGTTTGAGATATGAAATGCATGACGGGAATGAGCCGATTATTGCTTCGCTATCCACTCCCTATTTGGCGCATACCTGGTGGCCATGTAAAGATGGTACGGAAGACAAAGCAGATTCTGTTTATGTAGATATTACGATTAAGGATACGACAGTAAATACTATACCAGTAATTGCAGTTTCCAATGGGATGTTGTCTCATGTTTCCACAGCAAATGGAAAGAAAACGTTTCACTGGCAGCATCGATCTCCTATCGTACCATATTATGTCATGGTAGCGATTTCTAATTACCGAAAAATTCAGGATACATATTCGGGAGTAGGATATGCAATGCCTTTGGAATATTATGTTTTTGATTCTCATATGACGGATGCCCAATTAGGTACCAGTCAAATGAAGGATGTGATGGATTATTTCTCCACCATTTTTGGACCATATCCATTTAAAGATGAAAAATACGGGATGACTCAATTGGGATTTTATGGTGGAATAGAAAATCAAACAAATTCCATTGTGAATAATATGGGGCAGCAGTCGTTTGATGATTTATTGGTGCATGAACTGGCACATCAATGGTTTGCAGATTACATCACCTGTCAAACCTGGAGTGACGGTTGGTTAAATGAAGGATTTGCGTCCTATTCGGAAGCGCTGTATCAGGAACATGATAAGGGTTTTCAAAGTTATCAGATTTACATGTTGCAATTTGCGGATAAGTCGGGTGGGACCATATACAATTACAATGCTGACGACCCTTTTGCAGTGTTTAATACCTTGATTTACTACAAAGGCGCTTATGTTTTACATATGCTCCGAGGCGTAATGGGAGATGATGATTTTTTTGCAGCAATTTACGATTATGCCACAAGTTCGAATTTTGCTTTCGGACATACAACTACACAGGATTTTCAAGCGGTTTGTGAAAATGTTTCGGGTCAGAGTTTGGATTACTTTTTTGAGCAATGGATTTATGATGAATTCTATCCGGAATACGATTATAATTTCAAAAATGATCCAAATGGTGTATTTAAACTATCGGTTCTTCAAACGCAGGATTTGAAAGGAAGAAGAGAAATCTTTAAGATGCCTATGGAAATCAAACTTATATTTTCAGATGGATCGGATAGTACGGTTAAAGTGATGAATAACCACAAACTGGAAGAGTATGAGTTTACAAATATGAAACCGGTGCTGATGATTTTTATGGATCCCAATAACTGGATTTTAAAGGAAACACGATTAAATCAGAATCTGGTCGTAGGTGTTCCAGAATTAGAGACTACTGATTTACAAGTTTATCCGAATCCCGGAAATGGACATTTTAAGGTGCATTTAAATGGCGATTTTCAGCAGCAAAATCTGGAATTCAAAGTGTATGATGTGTCTGGAAAATTACTCTTTAAGATTGATGAGATGAGAAATGCAGATGTAATGATTCATTTGGACTTAAGTCATCTGAATTCTGGGGTTTATATTTTGAGTTTAGAAAGTTCAAAGGGCATACAGCGGAAGGTGATTACTATCTCAGATTTATAGGAATTGGGTTAGTTTTTAAACCCTGTAGTGAACAAATTTCGGGCTCCATTAATCCCGCACTTTTGATACTTGTTATAAGCTTGAGCAGCTCTTTCATCAATTTGATTTCCGGTTTCGTTATTGATCCATCCATCTAAAGCAGCTTTCAAGGTGTATGCTTCGGGCGCCATAAGGTGCGTGGTCCATAAAATAGGGCGAGCTTGTGCTTGTTTAATTTCAGGAGAGAAAAAAGCTCTGCTATAACATGCCAGGATAATCACATCTTTCTTTTTAGAAGTCACTTCATTGTAAGTGACGTTTATATCAAAATCCATGAGTCCATCATGCCCCACGTAGGTGATGAGGTCAGCACCACCACCAAATGATAAGTTGGTTCCATTTTCTTGTATGGTAATTGGATTTTGTGCATTGGAGGCTTTCAGGAAGTTTTCAATGCAGAGTTTGATTTGTTCCCCATCATAGGCATCCGCCAATAGGTAGACATCCTGTGTGGCATGTTTAAAAAGCAATCGATCTAAAATGTAAGGATTGGAAGACGCTACCTTGCGGATAAGCTTCCAATCCTGAGTCTTTAAATGAAAGAAAGATTTTACTCCGTAACCAGCCCCCCAGTATAAATTCAATCGTGGGTCTTTGCCATTTCCAATTTTAGCAGGTACCGGAACAATTCCCTGATGCTCATTGTCACATAAAGCCACAAAAACATGAACAGTTCTGGTCTGTGCATAGCTATTGAAAACAAAAAATAAAGCAGCGGTTATGGAGATTAACTTTATCATTTAGTTTCGAGACATTTTATGATTATCCTGTTATTACAAGGATCTTTTACCAGTACATATCCAATTTTAACCTGAATCGGTGGTTCTATTTTAGTTCACTATTAACTTCAAGATCCAATTGAGGTATTTCATCGGTTAAGTAGATTTTATCATCTATTTTGATTTGTCATCCCCAACAACATCTACATTTATTTATATCTCGACCAATTATAGTCGCATTAGTGTCACATTTATCACCCTCACTTAGTGAGTATAAAACACTAGAGAGTATTATTTGAAGAGCAAGAATTACTTTCATAAGGGACTTTCAATGTTACTGTTATTGGTGCGGTGCATTTTCCAGAATAAAAGAACCAACGCTAATATTTGAAATATAGTGTTTAAAGTCTGATTTAAAGCGAAATGCTCTAGTGCTAGAATGCGTTCTGTTTCTGACTCAACGATAAGTAAACCATAAAGTTTTCCGGTCGCTAAATTTGCCGCATACAATAGAAGAAATAAAAAAAGTAGATAATACACCGTCCTTATATTTGGAGTATTGTTCCCTAAAAATTTGCGATATAAAATCGTTAGTATTCCAAGAGACATGATACCCATTAAGCTAATAACCCCGATTAAAATATTTTCATTTTCAATTTTTGAGATCATCATATTTGCACATAATAAAAGCTTTGTCGATACTTGTAGTATCAGTTTGAAGATGAAATAAATAAAGATACCGGATAATGCGGTGCGTATATTCTTGCTTTCCATTAGAGATAGTAGTTAAGGATCACTAATGTACAAATAATATTATGTGCCTTTAAGGTTACGCCTCAATCAATCTTAAAATAGTTTTATGAAAATCAGATTCATCTATCCCCATAACCTTATGGAGGTTTTCAAAGAAAAGTTCTCCATTATCACCAGAGTAAACTAAAGTCATCACATCATCAAACCCTTTTTTACGCATGACTTCTTCGCATAAAAATGCGCTCATGACATAATAGGAGTAGTGACGATTTACAGCAGATTTTCTGCCTTTTTTAAATTCCTCTAAAAAGTCGATATCCGGATTTTGTTTGAGTGCATCACGGAATTGTTTTTTAAGATCATCCATAGAATCATAGCTTAAACCATATCCGCCATAATAAGTGGAAACTCCTTGCATGAACGGCCAGTACATATCGTCAGGATTGGGAAGATTATAGTAAATGTAATCTGCTACATATCCGAATGAGTAATTTTCGTTTGCGGTACCTGTAACATAAACCTGTGCATTTTGATCCATAAAACCCAAATCGTGACATAAGAAGTTGCATTGTCTGGCACTGTAAAGAAATCCATGAGATTTTAATAATTCATCAAGACTCTCGAAACAGTAGTAGTCCAAATGAGATTTAGGAGTTCCGGTAAGTTTAGTCAATTCATCTTTAAACTCAGTGAATTCTTGTGCTTTGGAATCATTGATGGCTCCACTGTAATGATACGTTACGTCATTGAATTTTCTGGTTTTAAAGTTTCTGGTGTTTTCATCAAAGAGGCAATAGAATTGATAATGATCTTCAACAGGTACTGCTAAAATCTCAGTAACCTGATACACAAATGGAACATCATCTTTTATTCCGGTAAATGAAATGGTTACTTTATAATTTCCATTTCCCATGTCATAAGATTTTAAAACACTGGGTTGGTGAAATGTCCAGCTGGAGTTCTTTCCGATTCTGGAAAATTTAGCAAAAAAGAATCCATGACGTTCCAGATGATTTGAATCTACATATGTATCTGAAAAGGAATCATTTTGAGCTTCGGTTAAGAATGCATTTAAAGAGTTTTCCAGTTGAATGGCAGTAAGGCTATCTTCTGATAGTTCAATGTTGAGGTTACGATTAATTGTGATTTGTCCAAGTGAGATGTTAGTAATGATCAGGCCTAGAAATAAAATAAGTTTTGTGTGCATTGTGATATATTTTTCGAGTTTACCGCCTAAAAGTAGCTGCTATTTAAACTCAAAAAATAAAATTAACAGGTCGTTAACCTAAAAACGAATGAGACGTCCGTTAGTGGATATTTTTATGGATAAACGGATCAGTCATCTAGCTGAAAACGCAGAACAGTTTTTAATTTCTCTACCGGAACTTTTCTAAAGTCGGATAGATAAATTTCTCTATGTTTTTTCTATTTTCGAATCACGTTATTCTGCGCTGCAAACTCTTCCATGATTTTAAAACTTGCTGGTTCATCATCATAACTTCCCATATGCATCATTTGAATACAGTGGCCATCCGTGATTTTCTCTAAACGAACCTGATCCAATAGTCTATGTGGTTTCTTTTGTTTGACAGATTCCAGGATTTGATCAAAGTATGTCTGATCTATGAAATCCGGTTGTCTGATCATTAAGTCAAAAACCAGATCATCCTTGTTGATTTTGCCATTGAAGTTTTGTTTGGCTTCATCCGTAATATCCCAAATACCTTCTAGTGGATAAACCGTCCAGTCCATATAGTTTTTAGGTTTTGAAACTTCTTTTTTGAGGTTCATTTTTAATCCGTATGAGATACTGTAGAGGACCTGAATGCACTCTGCAAAGAAGTCTCCATTGGGATTACCTGCTCCGCTAATAACGACAAACTGATATTCCGGGATTTTTACAATTTCAGGTTTGGTTTTAGGCAAGTAAACAGATTTTTCTTTTTTTCTCCATTCGTGCTTCATGATGAAATGTTATTGGCTAAATGAAATAAATAAGTAATTAAATATTTAATTGTGGAATTTTTGTTTCTCTTTGAGCTATTGTTTGTAATAAAATGTTCCTGAAGTTAATTCCAGTGTATCGGAATTAAAATAGGATGCCAGAGTCATCTCAAAAGAACCTTCCACATGTTCATCTGAATTAGCGGTAATTGTCACTTGCCCGGCAACGTTATTGCTCCAGGTGGTGGTGCCATCATTATAAGATATGGTAATTATATTATCTGAGGCATTAAAAGTTCCGGTCGTATCCTCAGGCATAAAAATCTGAATGCTTGTGGGATTTGAGGTAGCATTTAATTGTCGCGTGCCGCCAGACACTGCCCAACTTAAAATAGCTCCTGACCAGGCTTGTCCATCTATATGTGTGTTGATTTCATTGGCTTTAGGTGTTGTGGGTGGTGGAGAAGGCGCACTTGGAGTATCTTTTTTGCACGATGCAAAGAAGAGCATTACAGCACCAACAATAGTAAAAACGATAGGCTTCATAATAATTGGATTGGGTGATAAAGATAGTGTTTTATCACCTGGTAGGTTCGGAATTATCCAATTTTAACTGAGGTCATACTCAAACTTCCTGCAAGCATTTTATCATTAAATAATTGCACAGATTCGTTTTTATTCTGAAGCCCCAGCGAATAAATCAAAGGCAGATAATGATCTGGGGTAGGAATGGCCAATTGCCAGGCTTTTCCGGCTTTGTGGTAATTAATCAAGGATTGATGGTCTCCATCAATCATAAACTGATTAACCTGAGCACGTACTTCTCTGGCCCAGTCAAATCCGTAATTATCTACATGTGCATTTCTAAAATCAACCATTCTCAGGTTATGAACGATATTTCCACTTCCGATGATTAGGACACCTTTGTCTCTTAAAGAGCGTAGTTGTTGCGCCAATTCATAGTGATATGAAGCAGGTTGTGTTCGATCGATACTCATTTGAATTACCGGAATGTTGGCATCCGGATATAGATGTTTGATCACCGTCCATGCCCCATGATCTAATCCCCATTCATGATCCAGATCTACATGGGTAGATGTAATAAGT
This genomic interval from bacterium SCSIO 12643 contains the following:
- a CDS encoding helix-turn-helix domain-containing protein, whose amino-acid sequence is MSRKDQVTFYEANKLGKGLPFAIVSHAELISSNDLFTPSLRDFHVIFWFKKGTGKYYIDFEEYEIKPNTILLTSKDNLHYFEHFKDFCELQSIAFQPNFVYRNNKDLRHLFNFDAACHFTGRQTLSPNESDTQFLENISNQMFEIFGNWDGVAREEGFYHALSLFLIRCEQIQQETKGGDTRNMVYSEMLLKFNELLSHNFKTETKVEFYVEQLGTTVKTLSRLVKEQYNVSTKAVIDERRTLEIKRMLRGTNKPVKEIAYELGFDEPTNMIKYFKKHVGMTPNGFRKSFV
- a CDS encoding NAD(P)H-dependent oxidoreductase — encoded protein: MKKIIAFAGSNSSKSINQQLIKSISGMVEGAEVEVISLRDYPAPMFGVDLEEAEGYPDTMKQLFELMGTADGFIVSTPEHNGFMPAVMKNTHDWLSRMGRKVYNGKPVVFLSTSPGGRGGASALGQMLNIMPHQGAQVIGGHSVASFFDKFKEGTLIEGSDKQAIEKLVKELVASL
- a CDS encoding T9SS type A sorting domain-containing protein: MKYIIHFLFILMFVGAQAQTHRCNPHEELLNSVDSRERSARMISNDSSFDVNFYHLDLEIAMDSSFIEGRVDYKLIATKNGVSSIKLDLDQTFAVDQVGGVANLFTFTNNVLEIQCNQTFNQGDTMELWVEYHGVPALAGGIKGLRYEMHDGNEPIIASLSTPYLAHTWWPCKDGTEDKADSVYVDITIKDTTVNTIPVIAVSNGMLSHVSTANGKKTFHWQHRSPIVPYYVMVAISNYRKIQDTYSGVGYAMPLEYYVFDSHMTDAQLGTSQMKDVMDYFSTIFGPYPFKDEKYGMTQLGFYGGIENQTNSIVNNMGQQSFDDLLVHELAHQWFADYITCQTWSDGWLNEGFASYSEALYQEHDKGFQSYQIYMLQFADKSGGTIYNYNADDPFAVFNTLIYYKGAYVLHMLRGVMGDDDFFAAIYDYATSSNFAFGHTTTQDFQAVCENVSGQSLDYFFEQWIYDEFYPEYDYNFKNDPNGVFKLSVLQTQDLKGRREIFKMPMEIKLIFSDGSDSTVKVMNNHKLEEYEFTNMKPVLMIFMDPNNWILKETRLNQNLVVGVPELETTDLQVYPNPGNGHFKVHLNGDFQQQNLEFKVYDVSGKLLFKIDEMRNADVMIHLDLSHLNSGVYILSLESSKGIQRKVITISDL
- the ygiD gene encoding 4,5-DOPA dioxygenase extradiol translates to MNKLSELEKLSQNFAATPQMPVLFLGHGSPMNAIEENEFVQGFQNISKTLPTPNAILCISAHWYIRGTKLTAMEMPRTIYDFGGFPDELYQVKYPAKGSPELASDTQKLITSTHVDLDHEWGLDHGAWTVIKHLYPDANIPVIQMSIDRTQPASYHYELAQQLRSLRDKGVLIIGSGNIVHNLRMVDFRNAHVDNYGFDWAREVRAQVNQFMIDGDHQSLINYHKAGKAWQLAIPTPDHYLPLIYSLGLQNKNESVQLFNDKMLAGSLSMTSVKIG